The Bacillus spongiae nucleotide sequence GCAACAATTTAAACTTACTCTTTTTGATGGGGTAATGTCAGCTATTGAAGGTGGACTAGCTTTTATCCTTACATTAATCTTTATTCAAAGTATTCCTCTTTTATCCATTCAAAAACGAAAAAGATCACTAAAAACGGAAGAAGTTGTGAGCGTTATTATTCTTCTTGCTTCGGTCATGACAGGAACGATGGGCTGGACCGTTTATGATCTTTCTATTGAACATATATTTGCTAGATACTTAGTGCTTATTTTTGCTTTCGTTGCAGGAGCGACGATTGGGTCAACAGTCGGGGTCGTCACGGGGTTAATATTTTCTTTATCCAATGTAACCTCTTTATATCAAATGAGTTTACTTGCATTTGCGGGCCTGCTCGGGGGGATTATGAAAGAAGGTAAAAAAGTTGGAGCTTCAATCGGCTTAATGATTGCCACTCTTTTAGTGGGAATGTATGGGGAAGCAAATACGATCCTAACCCAAACCGTTTATGAATCTTTGGTTGCTATATGTCTGCTTCTAATTACCCCGAATACCTTAACGAATAAATTGGCTAAATTTATTCCTGGTACGAATGAATATCATCAAGAGCAACAAATATATATGAGGAAAATTCGAGATGTGACTGCAAGCCGTGTTTCGCAATTTTCTTCTGTATTTGAAGCATTATCAAATAGTTTTAAGCAGTTTGATCACATAAAAGAAGAGGATCATGATGATAAGGAATTAGATTATTTTTTAAGCAATGTAACAGAAAAAACGTGTCAAACATGTTTTAAAAAAGAGCAGTGTTGGGCTAATCACTTCGATAAAACGTATAACTTATTGAAAGATGTCATTTATGAACATGATATTGGAAATATTCCTCTCTCTCCCAGGCTCACTAGAGATTTAGAGAAACATTGTACTAGAAATGATAAGATGCAGGATGCCATTTCTAAAGAACTTACGTTTTATCAAGCTAATTTAAAATTAAAAAAGCAAGTGAAAGAAAGTAGGAAATTAGTTGCGGAGCAGCTCCTTGGAGTGTCAGAAGTTATGAGAGACTTTGCTAAAGAAATTCAAAAAGAAAGGGAGAACCATGAAATACAAGAAGAACAAATTTTAGAATCATTAGAGGATTTCGGAATTGATATTGAACATGTAGATATTTTCAGTTTAGAAAAAGGTAATGTCGATATTGATATGACGATTCCCTACTGTGGTGGAAAAGGAACGTGTGAGAAATTAATTGCCCCCATGTTATCAGATATACTAGGTGAAACGGTGGTCGTTCAAAAAGAAGAATGTGCTACTTTTCCAAGCGGTACTTGTCACGCTATGTTAGGTTCTGCGAAAAATTATGCGATTGAATCAGGGGTAGCACATGCAGCCAAGGGAGGAGGCTTAGTTTCTGGAGACAGTTATTCAATGATCGAACTTGGTGCTGGCAAATATGCTGTAGCCATTAGCGATGGTATGGGGAATGGAGAACGGGCTCATTATGAGAGTCTCGAAACGTTAACATTATTAAAAAAAATTCTACAGTCGGGTATCGAAGAGAAGGTAGCCATTAAATCGGTTAACTCTATT carries:
- the spoIIE gene encoding stage II sporulation protein E — its product is MAKMDYTAMETVRSVDVAKPNVEVSKGLRNARLKLEWLFLQKGILIMLVGFLLGRALILSHLMPFALPFFAVVYVIKRKHSPLAFIGLLAGSLTLSISSMSYTFFSITLFLIVFRMTKKWRKDDFTSLPYFVCGTILISSFGFSYIMQQFKLTLFDGVMSAIEGGLAFILTLIFIQSIPLLSIQKRKRSLKTEEVVSVIILLASVMTGTMGWTVYDLSIEHIFARYLVLIFAFVAGATIGSTVGVVTGLIFSLSNVTSLYQMSLLAFAGLLGGIMKEGKKVGASIGLMIATLLVGMYGEANTILTQTVYESLVAICLLLITPNTLTNKLAKFIPGTNEYHQEQQIYMRKIRDVTASRVSQFSSVFEALSNSFKQFDHIKEEDHDDKELDYFLSNVTEKTCQTCFKKEQCWANHFDKTYNLLKDVIYEHDIGNIPLSPRLTRDLEKHCTRNDKMQDAISKELTFYQANLKLKKQVKESRKLVAEQLLGVSEVMRDFAKEIQKERENHEIQEEQILESLEDFGIDIEHVDIFSLEKGNVDIDMTIPYCGGKGTCEKLIAPMLSDILGETVVVQKEECATFPSGTCHAMLGSAKNYAIESGVAHAAKGGGLVSGDSYSMIELGAGKYAVAISDGMGNGERAHYESLETLTLLKKILQSGIEEKVAIKSVNSILSLRTTDEIFSTLDLAMIDLHNATSNFLKVGSTPSFIKRGDKVFKIEASNLPMGMFYEFDVDVVTEQLKAGDLLIMMSDGVFEGPKHVENYDAWMKRKIKEINTSDPQELSDLIMEEVIRTRSGNIEDDMTVVVTKVSHNTPKWATIPINYYRKKKKIS